The following are encoded together in the Pectobacterium wasabiae CFBP 3304 genome:
- a CDS encoding class I SAM-dependent methyltransferase — protein sequence MKSARIPQTIVAPDSWDDITCGQFYRESLELALLPWWSKLFGFHLIKIGALSAEIHVTECAIAHQVNVAPHGDNLHVVADAHQLPFSEKSIDACLLAQTLSYSSDPHRILREVDRVLVDDGWLILSTFNPISLVGLGKLIPRLNKKHPYCSRMFTQMRITDWLGLLNYEVIHQTHFHVTPWRKNEGKLNKHIPMLGCLTLIIARKRTIPLMATPMRARLRKASVRHTVGATKIYRR from the coding sequence ATGAAATCGGCACGAATTCCTCAGACCATTGTTGCTCCTGATTCATGGGATGATATCACTTGCGGGCAGTTTTATCGCGAGTCACTTGAGCTGGCTTTGTTGCCATGGTGGTCAAAACTCTTTGGTTTTCATCTTATCAAGATAGGGGCACTGAGTGCAGAAATCCATGTAACGGAGTGCGCGATCGCGCATCAGGTTAACGTTGCCCCACACGGTGATAATCTTCACGTTGTGGCTGATGCCCATCAATTACCTTTCTCTGAAAAGTCTATCGATGCCTGCTTACTTGCTCAAACGCTCTCTTATTCGTCGGACCCGCATCGTATTCTGCGGGAGGTCGATCGCGTTTTGGTCGATGACGGCTGGCTAATCCTGAGCACATTTAATCCCATCAGCTTGGTCGGCCTTGGCAAACTAATCCCTCGGCTCAATAAAAAGCATCCCTATTGCAGCCGCATGTTTACTCAAATGCGTATCACGGACTGGTTGGGGCTGTTGAACTATGAGGTTATCCATCAGACTCATTTTCACGTTACGCCATGGCGAAAAAATGAAGGGAAGTTGAATAAACATATTCCGATGCTGGGATGCCTGACGCTAATTATTGCTAGAAAGCGAACAATTCCATTAATGGCTACGCCGATGAGAGCGCGGTTGCGGAAAGCATCTGTGCGCCACACTGTGGGCGCAACAAAGATATATCGGAGATGA